In Shinella sp. XGS7, a single genomic region encodes these proteins:
- a CDS encoding FadR/GntR family transcriptional regulator, which produces MPPSALAAPPRLQASRLSDRLAAWLVAQIEGGVLVPGARLPTEQQLAEQHGVSRTVVREAVHQLKSRGLLISRQGSGVYVAPPAVHKPLDFDPSVLESLEAVAHIVEVRRALEGEIAALAARRASRSQITGLRRALREIETAVAAGGDGVDQDLALHRAIAEATGNPQFGRLLGFLEQYLREAMRVTRGNEARHQHFADAVRQEHQALVEAIAAGDEQGARAIATGHMEKAADRLVQVGALPLRRKARRESKP; this is translated from the coding sequence TTGCCCCCCAGCGCGCTCGCGGCCCCGCCGCGCCTGCAGGCCAGCCGCCTGTCCGATCGTCTCGCCGCCTGGCTGGTGGCGCAGATCGAGGGCGGGGTGCTGGTGCCGGGCGCGCGCCTGCCCACCGAGCAGCAGCTGGCCGAGCAGCACGGCGTCTCGCGCACCGTGGTGCGCGAGGCGGTGCACCAGCTCAAGTCGCGCGGCCTGCTGATCTCGCGCCAGGGCTCGGGCGTCTATGTGGCCCCGCCGGCCGTGCACAAGCCCCTGGACTTCGATCCCTCGGTGCTGGAGTCGCTGGAGGCCGTGGCCCATATCGTCGAGGTGCGGCGTGCGCTGGAGGGCGAGATCGCGGCCCTGGCGGCGCGCCGGGCCTCGCGCAGCCAGATCACCGGCTTGCGCCGCGCCCTGCGCGAGATCGAGACGGCCGTGGCCGCCGGCGGCGACGGCGTGGATCAAGACCTGGCCCTGCATCGCGCAATTGCCGAGGCCACGGGCAATCCGCAGTTCGGCCGCTTGCTGGGTTTCCTGGAGCAGTACCTGCGCGAGGCCATGCGGGTCACGCGCGGCAACGAGGCGCGCCATCAGCACTTTGCCGACGCGGTGCGCCAGGAGCATCAGGCCCTGGTGGAGGCCATCGCGGCGGGCGACGAGCAGGGCGCCCGCGCCATCGCCACCGGACATATGGAAAAGGCCGCCGACCGCCTGGTGCAGGTCGGCGCGCTGCCCTTGCGCCGCAAGGCGCGCAGAGAAAGCAAGCCATGA
- a CDS encoding TRAP transporter substrate-binding protein has protein sequence MMSKTLQTKTMFTRSLLAAAALLAGSAAWSQTVLKIGYATSKESHYGVGSTVFCDEIEKGTQGRYKCQQFPNSALGGEREQIEAVQLGTQDLTNTSTGPLGNFLPEAKIFDIPFLFRDYNHARHTMDGPIGQDVLKKLQTKGLVGLAWTENGFRHMTNNKRAITQASDASGLKLRTMENKIHMEGYKTFGLLPTPMPFPELFTALQQGTVDGQENPIPVILSSKFSQVQKHLSLTGHVYSPAVLLLSPNVWNKLSEADKKVFQDAAAKGAAAQRKKVNDDEANGIAQLKKDGMQVVEKVDGESFRKAVAPAYAGFAKEFGADKIAAIQAVK, from the coding sequence ATGATGAGCAAGACGCTGCAGACGAAGACGATGTTCACCCGCTCCCTGCTGGCGGCCGCGGCCCTGCTGGCCGGCTCGGCGGCCTGGTCCCAGACCGTGCTGAAGATCGGCTATGCCACCAGCAAGGAGTCGCACTACGGCGTGGGCTCCACGGTCTTCTGCGATGAGATCGAGAAGGGCACTCAGGGTCGCTACAAATGCCAGCAGTTCCCCAACTCCGCCCTGGGCGGTGAGCGCGAGCAGATCGAGGCGGTGCAGCTGGGCACCCAGGACCTGACCAACACCTCCACCGGGCCCCTGGGCAACTTCCTGCCCGAGGCCAAGATCTTCGACATCCCCTTCCTCTTCCGCGACTACAACCACGCGCGCCACACCATGGACGGCCCCATCGGCCAGGACGTGCTGAAGAAGCTGCAGACCAAGGGCCTGGTGGGCCTGGCCTGGACGGAGAACGGCTTTCGCCACATGACGAACAACAAGCGCGCCATCACCCAGGCCAGCGATGCCTCGGGCCTGAAGCTGCGCACCATGGAGAACAAGATCCATATGGAGGGCTACAAGACCTTCGGTCTGCTGCCCACGCCCATGCCCTTCCCGGAGCTCTTCACCGCGCTGCAGCAGGGCACGGTGGACGGGCAGGAGAACCCCATCCCGGTGATCCTGTCCTCCAAGTTCTCCCAGGTGCAGAAGCATCTCTCGCTGACCGGCCATGTGTATTCGCCGGCCGTGCTGCTGCTCTCGCCCAATGTGTGGAACAAGCTCTCCGAGGCCGACAAGAAGGTCTTCCAGGACGCCGCCGCCAAGGGCGCGGCCGCCCAGCGCAAGAAGGTCAATGACGACGAGGCCAATGGCATCGCCCAGCTGAAGAAGGACGGCATGCAGGTGGTGGAGAAGGTGGACGGCGAGAGCTTCCGCAAGGCGGTGGCGCCGGCCTATGCCGGCTTCGCCAAGGAGTTCGGGGCCGACAAGATCGCGGCCATTCAGGCGGTGAAGTAA
- the denD gene encoding D-erythronate dehydrogenase produces MKVLITGGAGFLGARLARALLARGELAGRPLTGLVLADLVAPPPDLCAEVLVSVREGQLMAQADALAREGLDGVFHLASAVSAECEADFELGLRSNLDSTRALLDALRRQGGGARLVFASSVAVYGSDPALPLPPVVHDETLPTPQSSYGIHKFICEQLVADYTRKGFIDGRSARLMTVAVRPGRPNGAASGFLSGIVREPLAGLDAVCPVAPETRVALASPASTIAGLIRVFEASREDFGGRTALNLPALSVSVAEMLDALEILAGPEARARVRFEPDAAIARIVGAWPARFESQRAARLGLRPDADFISVLRQYAQDHAEAVRVPLRC; encoded by the coding sequence ATGAAGGTGCTGATCACCGGCGGTGCCGGCTTCCTGGGTGCCCGCCTGGCGCGCGCGCTGCTGGCGCGCGGCGAGCTGGCGGGCCGGCCGCTCACGGGCCTGGTGCTGGCCGATCTGGTGGCGCCACCGCCCGATCTGTGCGCCGAGGTGCTCGTGAGCGTGCGAGAGGGCCAGCTGATGGCGCAGGCGGACGCCCTGGCGCGCGAGGGCCTGGACGGGGTCTTCCATCTGGCCTCGGCCGTCTCGGCCGAGTGCGAGGCTGACTTCGAGCTGGGCCTGCGCTCCAATCTGGACAGCACGCGCGCCCTGCTGGACGCGCTGCGCCGGCAGGGCGGCGGTGCGCGCCTGGTCTTCGCCAGCTCGGTGGCCGTCTATGGCTCGGACCCGGCCCTGCCCCTGCCGCCGGTGGTGCATGACGAGACCCTGCCCACGCCGCAGTCCTCCTACGGCATTCACAAATTCATCTGCGAGCAGCTGGTGGCCGACTACACGCGCAAGGGCTTCATCGACGGGCGCAGCGCCCGGCTGATGACGGTGGCCGTGCGCCCGGGCCGCCCCAATGGCGCGGCCTCGGGCTTTCTCTCGGGCATCGTGCGCGAGCCGCTGGCGGGCCTGGACGCCGTCTGCCCCGTGGCGCCCGAGACCCGGGTGGCCCTGGCCTCGCCGGCCAGCACCATCGCCGGTCTGATCCGCGTGTTCGAGGCCAGCCGCGAGGACTTTGGCGGCCGCACCGCCCTGAACCTGCCGGCGCTCAGCGTGAGCGTGGCCGAGATGCTGGACGCGCTGGAAATCCTGGCCGGCCCCGAGGCGCGCGCGCGCGTGCGCTTCGAGCCCGATGCCGCCATCGCCCGCATCGTGGGCGCCTGGCCGGCCCGCTTCGAATCGCAGCGCGCGGCACGCCTGGGCCTCAGGCCCGATGCCGACTTCATCAGCGTGCTGCGTCAGTACGCGCAGGACCATGCCGAGGCCGTGCGCGTGCCGCTGCGCTGCTAG
- a CDS encoding TonB-dependent siderophore receptor, protein MSRRRFSLRRLPLLMLAAGLPLGLQAQTAASAAAEEAAEAPASLGRVLISGHASGVGAGAGESLAPRLLARRHAGTSDVARLLEGLPGVSLAGAGGVSSLPALNGLGGDRVRTQVDGMDLVAACPNHMNSPLSYLDPSQVGSVRVYAGIAPVSLGGDSLGGTIQVQAPEPEFAAPDQPWLSQGRLSGQWRGAGRERGAQLGASLAAEHWVLAYRAASTRRENYRAARDFKPETPGTEGGPPLPGDEVGSSAYRARNQELSLALRHEQHLLLLKAGRQELGFEGFPNQRMDMTSNRSTQLSLRYSLRFEGGELLARLYQQKVAHKMDMGPDRYRYGYGMPMDTEATTRGGLLQATLALGEAARLRLGAEGQSYVLYDWWPAVGGSMGPNAFWNVDDGQRHKRGLFAELEAPLSERWSYQLGLRTDRVTTDAGPVQGYDNGLGAIWGHEAAAFNALPRRRSDGLLDAVALLWFQPEPGLLYEIGWARKNRAPSLYQRYPWSTQPMAALMNNFLGDGNGYIGRPDLRPERASTLSLAAQWQDASDPVWSLRAAAHHSEIHDYIDARRCDFGQCGAANPGLREGFVLLQYENQRARIRGLDLQARWRFAESAAWGRLVAGAQLKQLQGRNTARGDGLYNLQPAQLTLSLEQQRGPWQLSAEWVGSAAKRRVSAVRNEMPTAGYALLHLRGAYELGAWRLDFGVENLFNRFHNPALGGAYLGQGRSMTSAGIPWGTPVPGPGRSAYAALAYSFL, encoded by the coding sequence ATGTCCCGGCGGCGTTTCAGCCTGCGTCGTCTGCCCCTGCTGATGCTGGCGGCCGGTCTGCCCCTGGGTTTGCAGGCGCAGACCGCTGCGAGCGCGGCGGCTGAGGAAGCCGCCGAGGCGCCGGCCAGTCTCGGGCGGGTGCTGATCAGCGGCCATGCCAGCGGGGTGGGGGCCGGCGCCGGCGAGAGCCTGGCCCCGCGCCTGCTGGCCCGCCGCCATGCCGGCACCAGCGATGTGGCGCGCCTGCTGGAGGGCCTGCCGGGCGTGAGCCTGGCGGGCGCCGGCGGCGTGTCCAGCCTGCCCGCGCTCAACGGCCTGGGCGGCGACCGGGTGCGCACCCAGGTGGATGGCATGGACCTGGTGGCCGCCTGTCCCAACCACATGAACTCGCCCCTGTCCTATCTGGACCCCAGCCAGGTGGGCAGCGTGCGGGTCTATGCCGGCATCGCGCCGGTGAGCCTGGGCGGCGACAGCCTGGGCGGCACGATCCAGGTGCAGGCGCCCGAGCCCGAGTTCGCCGCGCCGGACCAGCCCTGGCTGAGCCAGGGCCGCCTGAGCGGCCAGTGGCGTGGCGCGGGCCGGGAGCGCGGTGCCCAGCTGGGCGCCAGCCTGGCGGCCGAGCACTGGGTGCTGGCCTACCGCGCGGCCAGCACCCGGCGCGAGAACTACCGCGCCGCCCGCGACTTCAAGCCCGAGACGCCCGGCACCGAGGGCGGACCGCCCCTGCCCGGCGACGAGGTGGGTTCCAGCGCCTACCGTGCACGCAACCAGGAGCTCTCCCTGGCCCTGCGCCACGAACAGCATCTGCTGCTGCTCAAGGCCGGACGCCAGGAGCTGGGCTTCGAGGGCTTTCCTAATCAGCGCATGGACATGACGTCCAACCGCAGCACCCAGCTCAGCCTGCGCTACAGCCTGCGTTTCGAGGGCGGCGAGCTGCTGGCGCGGCTCTACCAGCAGAAGGTGGCCCACAAGATGGACATGGGCCCCGACCGCTACCGCTACGGCTACGGCATGCCCATGGACACCGAGGCCACCACGCGCGGCGGCCTGCTGCAGGCCACGCTGGCGCTGGGCGAGGCCGCGCGCCTGCGCCTGGGGGCCGAGGGCCAAAGCTATGTGCTCTACGACTGGTGGCCCGCCGTGGGCGGCAGCATGGGGCCCAATGCCTTCTGGAATGTGGACGATGGGCAGCGCCACAAGCGCGGCCTCTTCGCCGAGCTGGAGGCGCCGCTGAGCGAGCGCTGGTCCTACCAGCTGGGACTGCGCACGGACCGCGTGACGACGGATGCTGGGCCGGTGCAGGGCTATGACAACGGCCTGGGCGCCATCTGGGGCCATGAGGCCGCGGCCTTCAATGCCTTGCCGCGCCGCCGCAGTGACGGCCTGCTGGATGCGGTGGCCCTGCTGTGGTTCCAGCCCGAGCCGGGCCTGCTCTACGAGATCGGCTGGGCGCGCAAGAACCGCGCCCCCAGCCTCTACCAGCGCTACCCCTGGTCCACCCAGCCCATGGCCGCGCTGATGAACAACTTCCTGGGCGATGGCAATGGCTATATCGGCCGCCCCGATCTGCGCCCCGAGCGCGCCAGCACCCTGAGCCTGGCCGCGCAGTGGCAGGACGCCAGCGATCCGGTCTGGAGCCTGCGCGCGGCCGCACATCACAGCGAGATCCACGACTACATCGATGCCCGCCGCTGCGACTTCGGCCAATGCGGCGCGGCCAACCCGGGCCTGCGCGAGGGCTTTGTGCTGCTGCAGTACGAGAACCAGCGCGCCCGCATCCGGGGCCTGGATCTGCAGGCCCGCTGGCGCTTTGCCGAGTCGGCGGCCTGGGGCCGGCTCGTGGCCGGCGCCCAGCTCAAGCAGCTGCAGGGCCGCAACACCGCGCGCGGTGACGGGCTCTACAACCTGCAGCCCGCCCAGCTCACGCTGAGCCTGGAGCAGCAGCGCGGGCCCTGGCAGCTCAGCGCCGAGTGGGTGGGCTCGGCGGCCAAGCGCCGGGTCTCGGCGGTGCGCAATGAGATGCCTACCGCGGGCTATGCCCTGCTGCATCTGCGGGGCGCCTATGAGCTGGGCGCCTGGCGCCTGGACTTCGGGGTGGAGAACCTCTTCAACCGCTTTCACAACCCCGCCCTGGGCGGCGCCTACCTGGGGCAGGGGCGCTCCATGACTTCGGCCGGCATCCCCTGGGGCACGCCCGTGCCCGGCCCGGGCCGCTCGGCCTATGCCGCCCTGGCCTACAGCTTTCTCTGA
- the otnI gene encoding 2-oxo-tetronate isomerase, with the protein MPQFAANLSLMYTEHDFLKRFGAAARDGFKAVEYLFPYAHARTVLAEQLRDHGLRQVLFNAPPGDFEAGERGLACLPGREGEFRVDFMEQALSYAEALDCPRIHVMAGLVPPGADRARLRHTYLENLAWAAERAADAGRELLIEPINTRDIPGYFLNRQDEAHAIVAEVGASNLKVQMDLYHCQIVEGDLAMKLRRYLPGGRVGHLQIASVPERNEPEAGELNYPWLFALLDELGYAGHVGCEYRPRSGDTSAGLAWFAPYKEQQR; encoded by the coding sequence ATGCCGCAATTCGCCGCCAACCTCAGCCTGATGTACACGGAGCACGATTTCCTCAAGCGCTTTGGCGCGGCGGCGCGCGACGGCTTCAAGGCCGTGGAATACCTCTTCCCCTATGCCCATGCGCGCACCGTGCTGGCAGAGCAACTGCGCGACCATGGCCTGCGCCAGGTGCTCTTCAATGCGCCGCCGGGCGACTTCGAGGCGGGCGAACGCGGCCTGGCCTGCCTGCCCGGGCGCGAGGGCGAGTTTCGCGTGGACTTCATGGAACAGGCCCTGTCCTATGCCGAGGCGCTGGACTGCCCGCGCATCCATGTGATGGCCGGCCTGGTGCCGCCGGGCGCCGACCGTGCACGCCTGCGCCACACCTATCTGGAGAACCTGGCCTGGGCGGCCGAGCGCGCGGCCGACGCCGGGCGCGAGCTGCTGATCGAGCCCATCAACACCCGCGACATCCCGGGCTACTTCCTCAACCGCCAGGATGAGGCCCATGCCATCGTGGCCGAGGTCGGCGCCTCCAACCTCAAGGTGCAGATGGACCTCTACCACTGCCAGATCGTGGAGGGCGATCTGGCCATGAAGCTGCGTCGCTACCTGCCCGGCGGCCGGGTGGGCCATCTGCAGATCGCCAGCGTGCCCGAGCGCAACGAGCCCGAGGCCGGCGAGCTGAACTACCCCTGGCTCTTCGCCCTGCTGGACGAGCTGGGCTATGCCGGCCATGTGGGCTGCGAGTACCGGCCGCGCAGCGGCGACACCTCGGCGGGCCTGGCCTGGTTCGCCCCCTACAAGGAGCAGCAGCGATGA
- a CDS encoding fibronectin type III domain-containing protein, with protein sequence MKQHNSLPSLMLGVAWLLLLTACGGGGGDGPRVRDEAQQIALETPPRLLVGGTASLRAIASSGLPVSYASLSPQSCQVDAGSGLVQSLAAAPCVIGISQSGNASWAPAPSQQITLQPEAATQSLSFAAAPVLRAGGSASLSATASSGLAVRYSSLSPEICSVEAESGRLLGLQAGNCRIAADQAGDARWSPAPQALLQLEVLPDPQQRISFGPAPTLTLGSQARVSATASSGLPVRYSSLSASVCSVEASSGQVQSLSLGDCVIAADQAGDALHEPAPRVLLSLSTQPGASPPGPPQGVSARLGGDVRSVLISLGAVDSGGSPISAYSVQSQPAGITASGSSLPLRVSCPASCAGYRFTVAAENARGAGPASAAAEVITEFDITTVFREPDTQPRDTIFIGRITLNSSTGQLSGLKGVLTESMTGAALGSAPLYDMVQVPLNYQLKSWSDAALGGSFAASFAKNSISTFATLGGGDGWSPAAGVAVGGVYAGFPASYAGTVKNSYVLVFVPQDPFAPLTPAQLAKLAYADCAPGGMMGATCMTGTSVAGYGALGTMSGYPLSQTLSPR encoded by the coding sequence ATGAAGCAGCACAACTCACTTCCATCCCTGATGCTGGGCGTAGCCTGGCTCCTGCTGCTGACGGCCTGCGGCGGCGGCGGCGGCGATGGGCCCCGTGTGCGCGACGAGGCCCAGCAGATCGCGCTGGAGACCCCGCCGCGCCTGCTGGTGGGCGGCACGGCCAGCCTGCGCGCCATCGCCAGCTCCGGCCTGCCGGTCAGCTATGCCAGCCTGAGCCCGCAGAGCTGCCAGGTGGACGCCGGCAGCGGTCTGGTGCAAAGCCTGGCGGCGGCGCCCTGCGTGATCGGCATCAGCCAGTCCGGCAATGCCAGCTGGGCCCCGGCACCGTCCCAGCAGATCACGCTGCAGCCCGAGGCGGCCACGCAGAGCCTGAGCTTTGCCGCGGCCCCCGTGCTGCGCGCCGGCGGTAGCGCCAGCCTCAGCGCCACGGCCAGCTCGGGCCTGGCCGTGCGCTACAGCAGCCTCAGCCCCGAGATCTGCAGCGTGGAGGCCGAGAGCGGCCGCCTGCTGGGCCTGCAGGCCGGCAACTGCCGCATCGCGGCCGACCAGGCCGGCGATGCCCGCTGGTCTCCGGCGCCCCAGGCCCTGCTGCAGCTGGAGGTGCTGCCCGACCCGCAGCAGCGCATCAGCTTCGGCCCCGCGCCCACACTCACCCTGGGCAGCCAGGCCCGCGTCAGCGCCACGGCCAGCTCCGGCCTGCCGGTGCGCTACAGCAGCCTGAGCGCCAGCGTGTGCAGCGTCGAGGCCAGCAGCGGCCAGGTGCAGAGCCTGAGCCTGGGCGACTGCGTGATCGCGGCCGACCAGGCGGGAGATGCCTTGCATGAGCCCGCGCCGCGCGTGCTGCTCAGCCTGAGCACCCAGCCCGGCGCCAGCCCGCCCGGCCCGCCGCAGGGTGTGAGCGCGCGCCTGGGCGGCGATGTGCGCAGCGTGCTGATCAGCCTGGGCGCGGTGGACAGCGGCGGCAGCCCCATCAGCGCCTACAGCGTGCAGTCCCAGCCCGCGGGCATCACGGCCAGCGGCAGCAGCCTGCCGCTGCGCGTGAGCTGCCCCGCCAGCTGCGCCGGCTACCGCTTCACCGTGGCGGCCGAGAATGCGCGCGGCGCGGGGCCGGCCTCGGCGGCGGCGGAAGTGATCACGGAGTTCGACATCACCACGGTCTTCCGCGAGCCCGACACCCAGCCGCGCGACACGATCTTCATCGGTCGCATCACGCTCAACTCCAGCACCGGCCAGCTCAGCGGACTCAAGGGTGTGCTCACCGAGTCGATGACCGGCGCCGCCCTGGGCAGCGCGCCGCTCTACGACATGGTGCAGGTGCCGCTGAACTACCAGCTCAAGAGCTGGAGCGATGCCGCACTGGGCGGCAGCTTTGCGGCCAGCTTTGCCAAGAACAGCATCAGCACCTTCGCCACCCTGGGCGGCGGGGATGGCTGGTCTCCCGCGGCGGGCGTGGCCGTGGGTGGGGTCTATGCCGGCTTCCCCGCGTCCTACGCGGGCACGGTGAAGAACAGCTATGTGCTGGTCTTCGTGCCGCAGGACCCCTTTGCGCCACTCACCCCGGCCCAGCTGGCCAAGCTGGCCTATGCCGACTGCGCCCCCGGCGGCATGATGGGCGCCACCTGCATGACCGGCACCAGCGTGGCCGGCTACGGCGCCCTGGGCACCATGAGCGGCTATCCCCTCTCGCAGACCCTGAGCCCGCGCTGA
- the otnK gene encoding 3-oxo-tetronate kinase, protein MSGAAHHPVLGVMADDFTGASDVASMLVREGLRTVQLIGVPTADAPLPEGQPDALVIALKTRTVPADDAVQQALAALRWLRERAGARQFYFKYCSTFDSTPAGNIGPVAEALLQALGSDFTIACPAFPENGRTVFRGHLFVGDQLLSESGMRDHPLTPMRDANLQRVLQAQSRGRVGLLPHEVLAGGPAAARERMAALRAAGVRLAVADAVDNQDLRVLAEACLDLPLLTAGSGLALGLPALYAARGWIRPDAHAADLPAVGGRAAVLSGSCSLASNAQVQHWLDAGRPAWRLDPLALAEHAEAPVQQALDWAGKQQAAPVLIYATAAPEALREMQMRLGAARAGALVEQALAAIAQGLVQRLGVHRLVVAGGESSGAVVQALGVQALRIGAPIDPGVPWTQALNGGPLLLALKSGNFGGPDFFSKALRLVA, encoded by the coding sequence ATGAGCGGCGCCGCGCACCACCCCGTGCTGGGCGTGATGGCCGACGACTTCACCGGCGCCAGCGATGTGGCCAGCATGCTGGTGCGCGAGGGCCTGCGCACGGTGCAGCTGATCGGCGTGCCGACGGCCGACGCGCCCCTGCCCGAGGGCCAGCCCGACGCCCTGGTGATCGCGCTCAAGACCCGCACCGTGCCGGCGGACGATGCTGTGCAGCAGGCGCTGGCGGCCCTGCGCTGGCTGCGCGAGCGGGCCGGCGCGCGGCAGTTCTATTTCAAGTACTGCTCCACCTTCGACTCCACGCCGGCCGGCAATATCGGACCGGTGGCCGAGGCCTTGCTGCAGGCCCTGGGCAGCGACTTCACGATTGCCTGCCCGGCCTTCCCCGAGAACGGTCGCACGGTGTTCCGTGGCCATCTCTTCGTGGGCGACCAACTGCTCAGCGAGTCGGGCATGCGGGACCATCCGCTCACCCCCATGCGCGACGCCAATCTGCAGCGCGTGCTGCAGGCGCAAAGCCGCGGCCGCGTGGGCCTGCTGCCGCATGAGGTCCTGGCCGGCGGGCCGGCGGCGGCGCGCGAACGCATGGCGGCCCTGCGCGCCGCGGGCGTGCGCCTGGCCGTGGCCGATGCGGTGGACAACCAGGACCTGCGCGTGCTGGCCGAGGCCTGCCTGGACCTGCCCCTGCTCACCGCCGGCTCCGGCCTGGCCCTGGGCCTGCCGGCGCTCTATGCGGCGCGCGGCTGGATACGGCCCGATGCCCATGCCGCCGATCTGCCCGCCGTGGGCGGCCGCGCGGCCGTGCTCTCGGGCTCCTGCTCCCTGGCCAGCAATGCCCAGGTGCAGCACTGGCTGGATGCCGGCCGCCCGGCCTGGCGTCTCGACCCCCTGGCCCTGGCCGAGCACGCCGAGGCCCCCGTGCAGCAGGCCCTGGACTGGGCCGGCAAGCAGCAGGCCGCACCGGTGCTGATCTATGCCACGGCCGCGCCCGAGGCGCTGCGCGAGATGCAGATGCGCCTGGGTGCGGCCCGCGCCGGCGCCCTGGTGGAGCAGGCCCTGGCCGCCATCGCCCAGGGCCTGGTGCAGCGCCTGGGCGTGCACCGCCTGGTGGTGGCCGGGGGCGAGAGCTCGGGCGCCGTGGTGCAGGCCCTGGGCGTGCAGGCCCTGCGCATCGGTGCGCCCATCGATCCCGGCGTGCCCTGGACCCAGGCGCTCAATGGTGGCCCCCTGCTGCTGGCGCTCAAGTCCGGCAATTTCGGCGGGCCGGACTTCTTCTCCAAGGCCTTGCGCCTGGTGGCCTGA
- a CDS encoding aldolase: MKHPDASPEPQDLALRQEICRVGRSLFERGYVHATAGNISVRLPEDRGFLITPTDACLGFLQPVQLAHVAADGQTQLSGERASKTLALHRAIYAAEPQAGCVIHTHSTHLVALSLAGVWQPERVLPPITPYYLMKVGPVPQIPYHRPGDPAAAALVAQAIEQARAAGRPLRAVLMERLGPNVWEASPAAAMAVLEELEETARLWLMCRPASLDEARIEELRQHFGARW; this comes from the coding sequence ATGAAGCACCCGGACGCCAGCCCCGAGCCGCAAGACCTGGCCCTGCGCCAGGAGATCTGTCGCGTGGGCCGCTCGCTCTTCGAGCGCGGCTATGTGCATGCCACGGCGGGCAATATCTCGGTGCGCCTGCCCGAGGACCGCGGCTTTCTGATCACGCCCACCGACGCCTGCCTGGGCTTCTTGCAGCCCGTGCAGCTGGCCCATGTGGCGGCCGATGGCCAGACCCAGCTCTCGGGCGAGCGGGCCAGCAAGACCCTGGCCCTGCACCGGGCCATCTATGCCGCGGAGCCGCAGGCCGGCTGCGTGATCCACACCCACAGCACGCATCTGGTGGCCCTGAGCCTGGCCGGGGTCTGGCAGCCGGAGCGCGTGCTGCCACCCATCACGCCCTACTACCTGATGAAGGTGGGCCCCGTGCCCCAGATTCCCTACCACCGCCCCGGCGACCCGGCCGCGGCCGCCCTGGTGGCCCAGGCCATCGAGCAGGCGCGCGCTGCGGGTCGGCCGCTGCGCGCGGTGCTGATGGAGCGCCTGGGCCCCAATGTCTGGGAGGCCAGCCCGGCGGCCGCGATGGCGGTGCTGGAAGAGCTGGAAGAGACCGCCCGGCTCTGGCTGATGTGCCGCCCGGCTTCGCTGGACGAAGCCCGCATCGAGGAACTGCGCCAGCACTTCGGCGCCCGCTGGTAG
- the ltnD gene encoding L-threonate dehydrogenase has product MSDTANGGVRPVLGVVGLGSMGMGAALSALRRGLQVWGLDLRAQARERFAAEGGHATESLAELAAACDVVQLLVVNAAQTEQLLFGEPGLAGLLRPGAVVIASATVDPALPPQWEARLAERGLHLIDGPVSGGARKALDGEMTVMASGRPAAFAAAEGALDALAGKVYRLGDVAGLGSTVKMVNQHLAGIHIAAACEAMALGLRAGADAQQLFEVICNSAGMSWMFQNRVPHILAGDYRPLSSVNIFIKDLGIVLDAARKLQFPLPLAAQAHQLYLATAAAGHGDEDDAAVIKHYAALAGLQLPEAQA; this is encoded by the coding sequence ATGAGCGACACAGCAAACGGTGGAGTGCGGCCCGTGCTGGGCGTGGTGGGCCTGGGGTCCATGGGCATGGGCGCGGCGCTCTCGGCCCTGCGGCGCGGCCTGCAGGTCTGGGGCCTGGACCTGCGCGCGCAGGCGCGTGAGCGCTTCGCCGCCGAGGGCGGGCACGCCACAGAATCCCTGGCCGAGCTGGCCGCAGCCTGCGATGTGGTGCAGCTGCTGGTGGTGAACGCGGCCCAGACCGAGCAGCTGCTCTTTGGCGAGCCGGGGCTGGCCGGCCTGCTGCGGCCCGGCGCGGTGGTGATTGCCTCGGCCACTGTGGACCCGGCCCTGCCGCCGCAGTGGGAGGCACGCCTGGCCGAGCGCGGCCTGCACCTGATCGACGGCCCGGTCTCGGGCGGTGCGCGCAAGGCCCTGGATGGCGAGATGACGGTGATGGCCTCGGGCCGTCCGGCGGCCTTTGCCGCGGCCGAGGGGGCGCTGGACGCACTGGCCGGCAAGGTCTACCGCCTGGGCGATGTGGCCGGTCTGGGCTCCACGGTGAAGATGGTCAACCAGCATCTGGCCGGCATCCACATTGCTGCGGCCTGCGAGGCCATGGCCCTGGGCCTGCGTGCCGGCGCCGATGCCCAGCAGCTCTTCGAGGTGATCTGCAACTCGGCCGGCATGAGCTGGATGTTCCAGAACCGCGTGCCCCATATCCTGGCGGGCGACTACCGGCCCCTGTCCAGCGTGAACATCTTCATCAAGGACCTGGGCATCGTGCTGGACGCCGCGCGCAAGCTGCAGTTCCCGCTGCCGCTGGCGGCCCAGGCCCATCAGCTCTACCTGGCCACGGCGGCGGCCGGCCATGGCGACGAGGACGATGCCGCCGTGATCAAGCATTACGCCGCCCTGGCCGGCCTGCAGCTGCCGGAGGCCCAGGCATGA